Proteins from a genomic interval of Nasonia vitripennis strain AsymCx chromosome 3, Nvit_psr_1.1, whole genome shotgun sequence:
- the LOC100122433 gene encoding epidermal growth factor receptor kinase substrate 8-like protein 1 isoform X2: protein MVEKESSERPSAMPYYNSSSHGNSLYNKAMLKYCVSAESGPRDATSGPAVSSSAGGGGGGGGGGGGGGSGGGGRGAGESTYLMEHLATFTVTKETGIVYPADGMRRLLQLEKSNGIWSQKMQLRLERNWVLIMDNETGAVMERFPAALIQEPTAFTSRDPMELYNNILVFTVADDSGGQRAEMHIFQCQSVSAQDLVEDLKMLQAGKLVSAGSPRASRSHIPPPPALPPPEPPLNGVGGPRDPGFPPANNDGHHEDTSREENNDEVSSTSSDKYERDVTILNHCFDDIEKFIARLQHAAAASRELERRRRNRKSKKRNLGDGMLTMRAKPPPELEFIDIFQKFKLSFNLLAKLKAHIHDPNAPELVHFLFTPLALIVDASHDTNYEPNLPSKVVSPLLTREAVNLLMNCVTSKETELWHSLGDTWLVPREQWKAHVPPYHPVFMDGWSPDYPIPDDRDTSIHNDHLASLLNADKRKRDEIPDHQNDPYYAHREVEESHYSSDYLDYESREERANPEYFERGYDRGSELYGREEPRDRDRERDPRGAHSDISVDSIERGARAVGGAPAAAAVERAQEAWLDELVSRRTKIVQVTYPRTANNDKELTVVRGEYLEILDDSRKWWKARNSRGQVAHVPHTIVTPHNPAISPDSDVFNNPLYAARYQRQSHGYNYEDSEIDGANTSPGSETTHRAHAIPPPAPADWVRKERLGKKGDSIDSDKSDTCSDISSITRSDELDNISIPRFFESKANKSPPVPPPLPVFLNPPLLRPHSTIERVKNEEPAKERNQRDQVHEELKHVLTMLKEKRQMVDTSVPADNRENKKLPYEIQTWNEQRILRKVVNSRKTQEI, encoded by the exons ATGGTAGAAAAAGAAAG CTCTGAGCGACCATCAGCCATGCCTTATTACAACTCCTCGAGCCATGGAAACTCCCTCTACAACAAGG CGATGTTGAAATATTGCGTCTCTGCAGAAAGCGGACCGAGAGATGCGACGTCGGGACCGGCTGTATCCAGCTCAGCtggtggaggaggaggaggaggaggaggaggaggaggtggtggcagcggcggcggaggTCGAGGCGCCGGCGAATCGACGTATCTGATGGAACATCTGGCGACCTTCACAGTGACCAAGGAGACGGGAATCGTGTATCCGGCCGATGGTATGAGGAGACTGTTGCAACTGGAGAAGAGCAATGGAATTTGGAGCCAGAAGATGCAGCTCAGGCTCGAGCGCAATTGGGTCCTCATTATGGATAACGAGACGGGG GCGGTGATGGAACGGTTCCCAGCGGCCTTGATCCAGGAGCCCACGGCCTTCACCTCCCGCGACCCGATGGAGCTGTACAACAACATCCTGGTGTTCACCGTCGCGGACGACAGCGGTGGCCAACGCGCCGAGATGCACATCTTCCAGTGCCAGAGTGTCTCGGCTCAGGACCTCGTAGAGGACCTCAAGATGCTGCAGGCCGGAAAGCTCGTAAGCGCCGGTTCGCCTAGAGCTTCACGTTCCCACATACCGCCCCCACCGGCTCTGCCGCCACCAGAACCACCGCTCAACGGAGTAGGAGGACCCAGGGATCCCGGATTTCCACCTGCTAATA ATGACGGCCACCACGAGGACACGTCTCGAGAAGAAAACAACGACGAAGTCTCGTCTACCTCCTCGGACAAGTACGAGCGCGACGTGACGATCCTGAACCACTGCTTCGACGACATCGAGAAGTTCATCGCGAGATTGCAGCACGCGGCCGCGGCGTCTCGCGAGCTCGAGCGCCGTAGGCGCAATCGCAAGTCGAAGAAGCGCAATCTGGGTGACGGCATGTTAACAATGCGCGCCAAGCCACCTCCGGAGCTCGAGTTCATCGACATCTTCCAAAAGTTCAAGCTCTCGTTCAACTTGCTGGCCAAGCTCAAGGCTCACATTCACGACCCGAACGCGCCGGAGCTCGTGCACTTCCTCTTCACGCCCCTGGCTCTAATCGTCGACGCTTCGCACGACACCAACTACGAGCCCAACCTGCCGTCCAAGGTCGTGTCGCCGCTGTTAACACGCGAGGCAGTGAATTTGTTGATGAATTGCGTCACTAGCAAGGAGACCGAACTATGGCACTCGTTGGGCGACACCTGGTTGGTACCGCGTGAGCAGTGGAAGGCGCACGTGCCACCGTATCATCCAGTGTTTATGGATGGATGGTCTCCCGACTACCCGATTCCTGATGACAGGGATACTTCGATACATAACGATCATTTGGCATCTTTGCTCAACGCTGACAAACGCAAAAGGGACGAGATTCCTGATCATCAAAATGATCCATACTACGCCCACAG AGAAGTCGAAGAGTCACACTACAGCAGCGATTACCTGGACTATGAAAGTCGCGAAGAGAGAGCAAATCCAGAATACTTCGAGCGTGGTTACGACCGGGGTTCGGAGCTCTATGGCCGCGAGGAGCCACGTGACAGGGACCGCGAACGTGATCCGCGAGGTGCGCACAGCGATATATCCGTCGACTCGATCGAGCGAGGCGCTCGAGCCGTGGGTggtgctcctgctgctgcggcCGTCGAACGGGCCCAGGAGGCCTGGCTGGATGAATTGGTGTCAAGACGCACCAAGATTGTGCAGGTCACCTATCCTCGTACTGCCAACAATGACAAGGAGCTAACCGTTGTCAGGGGCGAGTACCTAGAGATCCTCGATGACAGCCGTAAATGGTGGAAGGCGAGGAACTCCCGCGGACAGGTGGCACACGTGCCACACACGATTGTCACCCCACACAACCCTGCCATCTCACCTGATAGTGATGTGTTTAATAATCCTCTGTATGCGGCTAGATATCAGAGGCAGTCGCACGGCTACAATTACGAG GATTCAGAGATCGACGGTGCCAATACTAGTCCTGGATCGGAAACGACTCACCGAGCCCATGCGATTCCTCCGCCAGCTCCCGCAGATTGGGTGCGCAAGGAGCGACTTGGCAAGAAAG GTGATTCTATTGATTCGGATAAAAGCGATACTTGTAGCGATATTTCGAGCATAACAAGAAGTGATGAGCTTGATAACATATCGATCCCAAGATTTTTTGAATCAAAAGCGAATAAATCACCGCCAGTTCCACCCCCATTACCAGTGTTTTTAAATCCACCCTTGTTAAGACCACACAGTACCATTGAGCGAGTCAAAAATGAGGAACCAGCAAAAG AAAGAAATCAAAGAGACCAAGTTCACGAGGAATTAAAACACGTGTTAACAATGCTAAAAGAAAAAAGGCAAATGGTTGATACATCTGTACCGGCGGATAATCGagaaaacaagaaattacCGTATGAGATTCAAACGTGGAATGAGCAGAGGATTTTACGAAAGGTAGTCAATTCAAGAAAAACACAAGAGATTTGA
- the LOC100122433 gene encoding epidermal growth factor receptor kinase substrate 8-like protein 1 isoform X3: MVEKESSERPSAMPYYNSSSHGNSLYNKESGPRDATSGPAVSSSAGGGGGGGGGGGGGGSGGGGRGAGESTYLMEHLATFTVTKETGIVYPADGMRRLLQLEKSNGIWSQKMQLRLERNWVLIMDNETGAVMERFPAALIQEPTAFTSRDPMELYNNILVFTVADDSGGQRAEMHIFQCQSVSAQDLVEDLKMLQAGKLVSAGSPRASRSHIPPPPALPPPEPPLNGVGGPRDPGFPPANNDGHHEDTSREENNDEVSSTSSDKYERDVTILNHCFDDIEKFIARLQHAAAASRELERRRRNRKSKKRNLGDGMLTMRAKPPPELEFIDIFQKFKLSFNLLAKLKAHIHDPNAPELVHFLFTPLALIVDASHDTNYEPNLPSKVVSPLLTREAVNLLMNCVTSKETELWHSLGDTWLVPREQWKAHVPPYHPVFMDGWSPDYPIPDDRDTSIHNDHLASLLNADKRKRDEIPDHQNDPYYAHREVEESHYSSDYLDYESREERANPEYFERGYDRGSELYGREEPRDRDRERDPRGAHSDISVDSIERGARAVGGAPAAAAVERAQEAWLDELVSRRTKIVQVTYPRTANNDKELTVVRGEYLEILDDSRKWWKARNSRGQVAHVPHTIVTPHNPAISPDSDVFNNPLYAARYQRQSHGYNYEDSEIDGANTSPGSETTHRAHAIPPPAPADWVRKERLGKKGDSIDSDKSDTCSDISSITRSDELDNISIPRFFESKANKSPPVPPPLPVFLNPPLLRPHSTIERVKNEEPAKERNQRDQVHEELKHVLTMLKEKRQMVDTSVPADNRENKKLPYEIQTWNEQRILRKVVNSRKTQEI, from the exons ATGGTAGAAAAAGAAAG CTCTGAGCGACCATCAGCCATGCCTTATTACAACTCCTCGAGCCATGGAAACTCCCTCTACAACAAGG AAAGCGGACCGAGAGATGCGACGTCGGGACCGGCTGTATCCAGCTCAGCtggtggaggaggaggaggaggaggaggaggaggaggtggtggcagcggcggcggaggTCGAGGCGCCGGCGAATCGACGTATCTGATGGAACATCTGGCGACCTTCACAGTGACCAAGGAGACGGGAATCGTGTATCCGGCCGATGGTATGAGGAGACTGTTGCAACTGGAGAAGAGCAATGGAATTTGGAGCCAGAAGATGCAGCTCAGGCTCGAGCGCAATTGGGTCCTCATTATGGATAACGAGACGGGG GCGGTGATGGAACGGTTCCCAGCGGCCTTGATCCAGGAGCCCACGGCCTTCACCTCCCGCGACCCGATGGAGCTGTACAACAACATCCTGGTGTTCACCGTCGCGGACGACAGCGGTGGCCAACGCGCCGAGATGCACATCTTCCAGTGCCAGAGTGTCTCGGCTCAGGACCTCGTAGAGGACCTCAAGATGCTGCAGGCCGGAAAGCTCGTAAGCGCCGGTTCGCCTAGAGCTTCACGTTCCCACATACCGCCCCCACCGGCTCTGCCGCCACCAGAACCACCGCTCAACGGAGTAGGAGGACCCAGGGATCCCGGATTTCCACCTGCTAATA ATGACGGCCACCACGAGGACACGTCTCGAGAAGAAAACAACGACGAAGTCTCGTCTACCTCCTCGGACAAGTACGAGCGCGACGTGACGATCCTGAACCACTGCTTCGACGACATCGAGAAGTTCATCGCGAGATTGCAGCACGCGGCCGCGGCGTCTCGCGAGCTCGAGCGCCGTAGGCGCAATCGCAAGTCGAAGAAGCGCAATCTGGGTGACGGCATGTTAACAATGCGCGCCAAGCCACCTCCGGAGCTCGAGTTCATCGACATCTTCCAAAAGTTCAAGCTCTCGTTCAACTTGCTGGCCAAGCTCAAGGCTCACATTCACGACCCGAACGCGCCGGAGCTCGTGCACTTCCTCTTCACGCCCCTGGCTCTAATCGTCGACGCTTCGCACGACACCAACTACGAGCCCAACCTGCCGTCCAAGGTCGTGTCGCCGCTGTTAACACGCGAGGCAGTGAATTTGTTGATGAATTGCGTCACTAGCAAGGAGACCGAACTATGGCACTCGTTGGGCGACACCTGGTTGGTACCGCGTGAGCAGTGGAAGGCGCACGTGCCACCGTATCATCCAGTGTTTATGGATGGATGGTCTCCCGACTACCCGATTCCTGATGACAGGGATACTTCGATACATAACGATCATTTGGCATCTTTGCTCAACGCTGACAAACGCAAAAGGGACGAGATTCCTGATCATCAAAATGATCCATACTACGCCCACAG AGAAGTCGAAGAGTCACACTACAGCAGCGATTACCTGGACTATGAAAGTCGCGAAGAGAGAGCAAATCCAGAATACTTCGAGCGTGGTTACGACCGGGGTTCGGAGCTCTATGGCCGCGAGGAGCCACGTGACAGGGACCGCGAACGTGATCCGCGAGGTGCGCACAGCGATATATCCGTCGACTCGATCGAGCGAGGCGCTCGAGCCGTGGGTggtgctcctgctgctgcggcCGTCGAACGGGCCCAGGAGGCCTGGCTGGATGAATTGGTGTCAAGACGCACCAAGATTGTGCAGGTCACCTATCCTCGTACTGCCAACAATGACAAGGAGCTAACCGTTGTCAGGGGCGAGTACCTAGAGATCCTCGATGACAGCCGTAAATGGTGGAAGGCGAGGAACTCCCGCGGACAGGTGGCACACGTGCCACACACGATTGTCACCCCACACAACCCTGCCATCTCACCTGATAGTGATGTGTTTAATAATCCTCTGTATGCGGCTAGATATCAGAGGCAGTCGCACGGCTACAATTACGAG GATTCAGAGATCGACGGTGCCAATACTAGTCCTGGATCGGAAACGACTCACCGAGCCCATGCGATTCCTCCGCCAGCTCCCGCAGATTGGGTGCGCAAGGAGCGACTTGGCAAGAAAG GTGATTCTATTGATTCGGATAAAAGCGATACTTGTAGCGATATTTCGAGCATAACAAGAAGTGATGAGCTTGATAACATATCGATCCCAAGATTTTTTGAATCAAAAGCGAATAAATCACCGCCAGTTCCACCCCCATTACCAGTGTTTTTAAATCCACCCTTGTTAAGACCACACAGTACCATTGAGCGAGTCAAAAATGAGGAACCAGCAAAAG AAAGAAATCAAAGAGACCAAGTTCACGAGGAATTAAAACACGTGTTAACAATGCTAAAAGAAAAAAGGCAAATGGTTGATACATCTGTACCGGCGGATAATCGagaaaacaagaaattacCGTATGAGATTCAAACGTGGAATGAGCAGAGGATTTTACGAAAGGTAGTCAATTCAAGAAAAACACAAGAGATTTGA
- the LOC100122433 gene encoding epidermal growth factor receptor kinase substrate 8-like protein 1 isoform X5, which produces MPYYNSSSHGNSLYNKESGPRDATSGPAVSSSAGGGGGGGGGGGGGGSGGGGRGAGESTYLMEHLATFTVTKETGIVYPADGMRRLLQLEKSNGIWSQKMQLRLERNWVLIMDNETGAVMERFPAALIQEPTAFTSRDPMELYNNILVFTVADDSGGQRAEMHIFQCQSVSAQDLVEDLKMLQAGKLVSAGSPRASRSHIPPPPALPPPEPPLNGVGGPRDPGFPPANNDGHHEDTSREENNDEVSSTSSDKYERDVTILNHCFDDIEKFIARLQHAAAASRELERRRRNRKSKKRNLGDGMLTMRAKPPPELEFIDIFQKFKLSFNLLAKLKAHIHDPNAPELVHFLFTPLALIVDASHDTNYEPNLPSKVVSPLLTREAVNLLMNCVTSKETELWHSLGDTWLVPREQWKAHVPPYHPVFMDGWSPDYPIPDDRDTSIHNDHLASLLNADKRKRDEIPDHQNDPYYAHREVEESHYSSDYLDYESREERANPEYFERGYDRGSELYGREEPRDRDRERDPRGAHSDISVDSIERGARAVGGAPAAAAVERAQEAWLDELVSRRTKIVQVTYPRTANNDKELTVVRGEYLEILDDSRKWWKARNSRGQVAHVPHTIVTPHNPAISPDSDVFNNPLYAARYQRQSHGYNYEDSEIDGANTSPGSETTHRAHAIPPPAPADWVRKERLGKKGDSIDSDKSDTCSDISSITRSDELDNISIPRFFESKANKSPPVPPPLPVFLNPPLLRPHSTIERVKNEEPAKERNQRDQVHEELKHVLTMLKEKRQMVDTSVPADNRENKKLPYEIQTWNEQRILRKVVNSRKTQEI; this is translated from the exons ATGCCTTATTACAACTCCTCGAGCCATGGAAACTCCCTCTACAACAAGG AAAGCGGACCGAGAGATGCGACGTCGGGACCGGCTGTATCCAGCTCAGCtggtggaggaggaggaggaggaggaggaggaggaggtggtggcagcggcggcggaggTCGAGGCGCCGGCGAATCGACGTATCTGATGGAACATCTGGCGACCTTCACAGTGACCAAGGAGACGGGAATCGTGTATCCGGCCGATGGTATGAGGAGACTGTTGCAACTGGAGAAGAGCAATGGAATTTGGAGCCAGAAGATGCAGCTCAGGCTCGAGCGCAATTGGGTCCTCATTATGGATAACGAGACGGGG GCGGTGATGGAACGGTTCCCAGCGGCCTTGATCCAGGAGCCCACGGCCTTCACCTCCCGCGACCCGATGGAGCTGTACAACAACATCCTGGTGTTCACCGTCGCGGACGACAGCGGTGGCCAACGCGCCGAGATGCACATCTTCCAGTGCCAGAGTGTCTCGGCTCAGGACCTCGTAGAGGACCTCAAGATGCTGCAGGCCGGAAAGCTCGTAAGCGCCGGTTCGCCTAGAGCTTCACGTTCCCACATACCGCCCCCACCGGCTCTGCCGCCACCAGAACCACCGCTCAACGGAGTAGGAGGACCCAGGGATCCCGGATTTCCACCTGCTAATA ATGACGGCCACCACGAGGACACGTCTCGAGAAGAAAACAACGACGAAGTCTCGTCTACCTCCTCGGACAAGTACGAGCGCGACGTGACGATCCTGAACCACTGCTTCGACGACATCGAGAAGTTCATCGCGAGATTGCAGCACGCGGCCGCGGCGTCTCGCGAGCTCGAGCGCCGTAGGCGCAATCGCAAGTCGAAGAAGCGCAATCTGGGTGACGGCATGTTAACAATGCGCGCCAAGCCACCTCCGGAGCTCGAGTTCATCGACATCTTCCAAAAGTTCAAGCTCTCGTTCAACTTGCTGGCCAAGCTCAAGGCTCACATTCACGACCCGAACGCGCCGGAGCTCGTGCACTTCCTCTTCACGCCCCTGGCTCTAATCGTCGACGCTTCGCACGACACCAACTACGAGCCCAACCTGCCGTCCAAGGTCGTGTCGCCGCTGTTAACACGCGAGGCAGTGAATTTGTTGATGAATTGCGTCACTAGCAAGGAGACCGAACTATGGCACTCGTTGGGCGACACCTGGTTGGTACCGCGTGAGCAGTGGAAGGCGCACGTGCCACCGTATCATCCAGTGTTTATGGATGGATGGTCTCCCGACTACCCGATTCCTGATGACAGGGATACTTCGATACATAACGATCATTTGGCATCTTTGCTCAACGCTGACAAACGCAAAAGGGACGAGATTCCTGATCATCAAAATGATCCATACTACGCCCACAG AGAAGTCGAAGAGTCACACTACAGCAGCGATTACCTGGACTATGAAAGTCGCGAAGAGAGAGCAAATCCAGAATACTTCGAGCGTGGTTACGACCGGGGTTCGGAGCTCTATGGCCGCGAGGAGCCACGTGACAGGGACCGCGAACGTGATCCGCGAGGTGCGCACAGCGATATATCCGTCGACTCGATCGAGCGAGGCGCTCGAGCCGTGGGTggtgctcctgctgctgcggcCGTCGAACGGGCCCAGGAGGCCTGGCTGGATGAATTGGTGTCAAGACGCACCAAGATTGTGCAGGTCACCTATCCTCGTACTGCCAACAATGACAAGGAGCTAACCGTTGTCAGGGGCGAGTACCTAGAGATCCTCGATGACAGCCGTAAATGGTGGAAGGCGAGGAACTCCCGCGGACAGGTGGCACACGTGCCACACACGATTGTCACCCCACACAACCCTGCCATCTCACCTGATAGTGATGTGTTTAATAATCCTCTGTATGCGGCTAGATATCAGAGGCAGTCGCACGGCTACAATTACGAG GATTCAGAGATCGACGGTGCCAATACTAGTCCTGGATCGGAAACGACTCACCGAGCCCATGCGATTCCTCCGCCAGCTCCCGCAGATTGGGTGCGCAAGGAGCGACTTGGCAAGAAAG GTGATTCTATTGATTCGGATAAAAGCGATACTTGTAGCGATATTTCGAGCATAACAAGAAGTGATGAGCTTGATAACATATCGATCCCAAGATTTTTTGAATCAAAAGCGAATAAATCACCGCCAGTTCCACCCCCATTACCAGTGTTTTTAAATCCACCCTTGTTAAGACCACACAGTACCATTGAGCGAGTCAAAAATGAGGAACCAGCAAAAG AAAGAAATCAAAGAGACCAAGTTCACGAGGAATTAAAACACGTGTTAACAATGCTAAAAGAAAAAAGGCAAATGGTTGATACATCTGTACCGGCGGATAATCGagaaaacaagaaattacCGTATGAGATTCAAACGTGGAATGAGCAGAGGATTTTACGAAAGGTAGTCAATTCAAGAAAAACACAAGAGATTTGA
- the LOC100122433 gene encoding epidermal growth factor receptor kinase substrate 8-like protein 1 isoform X4 has product MPYYNSSSHGNSLYNKAMLKYCVSAESGPRDATSGPAVSSSAGGGGGGGGGGGGGGSGGGGRGAGESTYLMEHLATFTVTKETGIVYPADGMRRLLQLEKSNGIWSQKMQLRLERNWVLIMDNETGAVMERFPAALIQEPTAFTSRDPMELYNNILVFTVADDSGGQRAEMHIFQCQSVSAQDLVEDLKMLQAGKLVSAGSPRASRSHIPPPPALPPPEPPLNGVGGPRDPGFPPANNDGHHEDTSREENNDEVSSTSSDKYERDVTILNHCFDDIEKFIARLQHAAAASRELERRRRNRKSKKRNLGDGMLTMRAKPPPELEFIDIFQKFKLSFNLLAKLKAHIHDPNAPELVHFLFTPLALIVDASHDTNYEPNLPSKVVSPLLTREAVNLLMNCVTSKETELWHSLGDTWLVPREQWKAHVPPYHPVFMDGWSPDYPIPDDRDTSIHNDHLASLLNADKRKRDEIPDHQNDPYYAHREVEESHYSSDYLDYESREERANPEYFERGYDRGSELYGREEPRDRDRERDPRGAHSDISVDSIERGARAVGGAPAAAAVERAQEAWLDELVSRRTKIVQVTYPRTANNDKELTVVRGEYLEILDDSRKWWKARNSRGQVAHVPHTIVTPHNPAISPDSDVFNNPLYAARYQRQSHGYNYEDSEIDGANTSPGSETTHRAHAIPPPAPADWVRKERLGKKGDSIDSDKSDTCSDISSITRSDELDNISIPRFFESKANKSPPVPPPLPVFLNPPLLRPHSTIERVKNEEPAKERNQRDQVHEELKHVLTMLKEKRQMVDTSVPADNRENKKLPYEIQTWNEQRILRKVVNSRKTQEI; this is encoded by the exons ATGCCTTATTACAACTCCTCGAGCCATGGAAACTCCCTCTACAACAAGG CGATGTTGAAATATTGCGTCTCTGCAGAAAGCGGACCGAGAGATGCGACGTCGGGACCGGCTGTATCCAGCTCAGCtggtggaggaggaggaggaggaggaggaggaggaggtggtggcagcggcggcggaggTCGAGGCGCCGGCGAATCGACGTATCTGATGGAACATCTGGCGACCTTCACAGTGACCAAGGAGACGGGAATCGTGTATCCGGCCGATGGTATGAGGAGACTGTTGCAACTGGAGAAGAGCAATGGAATTTGGAGCCAGAAGATGCAGCTCAGGCTCGAGCGCAATTGGGTCCTCATTATGGATAACGAGACGGGG GCGGTGATGGAACGGTTCCCAGCGGCCTTGATCCAGGAGCCCACGGCCTTCACCTCCCGCGACCCGATGGAGCTGTACAACAACATCCTGGTGTTCACCGTCGCGGACGACAGCGGTGGCCAACGCGCCGAGATGCACATCTTCCAGTGCCAGAGTGTCTCGGCTCAGGACCTCGTAGAGGACCTCAAGATGCTGCAGGCCGGAAAGCTCGTAAGCGCCGGTTCGCCTAGAGCTTCACGTTCCCACATACCGCCCCCACCGGCTCTGCCGCCACCAGAACCACCGCTCAACGGAGTAGGAGGACCCAGGGATCCCGGATTTCCACCTGCTAATA ATGACGGCCACCACGAGGACACGTCTCGAGAAGAAAACAACGACGAAGTCTCGTCTACCTCCTCGGACAAGTACGAGCGCGACGTGACGATCCTGAACCACTGCTTCGACGACATCGAGAAGTTCATCGCGAGATTGCAGCACGCGGCCGCGGCGTCTCGCGAGCTCGAGCGCCGTAGGCGCAATCGCAAGTCGAAGAAGCGCAATCTGGGTGACGGCATGTTAACAATGCGCGCCAAGCCACCTCCGGAGCTCGAGTTCATCGACATCTTCCAAAAGTTCAAGCTCTCGTTCAACTTGCTGGCCAAGCTCAAGGCTCACATTCACGACCCGAACGCGCCGGAGCTCGTGCACTTCCTCTTCACGCCCCTGGCTCTAATCGTCGACGCTTCGCACGACACCAACTACGAGCCCAACCTGCCGTCCAAGGTCGTGTCGCCGCTGTTAACACGCGAGGCAGTGAATTTGTTGATGAATTGCGTCACTAGCAAGGAGACCGAACTATGGCACTCGTTGGGCGACACCTGGTTGGTACCGCGTGAGCAGTGGAAGGCGCACGTGCCACCGTATCATCCAGTGTTTATGGATGGATGGTCTCCCGACTACCCGATTCCTGATGACAGGGATACTTCGATACATAACGATCATTTGGCATCTTTGCTCAACGCTGACAAACGCAAAAGGGACGAGATTCCTGATCATCAAAATGATCCATACTACGCCCACAG AGAAGTCGAAGAGTCACACTACAGCAGCGATTACCTGGACTATGAAAGTCGCGAAGAGAGAGCAAATCCAGAATACTTCGAGCGTGGTTACGACCGGGGTTCGGAGCTCTATGGCCGCGAGGAGCCACGTGACAGGGACCGCGAACGTGATCCGCGAGGTGCGCACAGCGATATATCCGTCGACTCGATCGAGCGAGGCGCTCGAGCCGTGGGTggtgctcctgctgctgcggcCGTCGAACGGGCCCAGGAGGCCTGGCTGGATGAATTGGTGTCAAGACGCACCAAGATTGTGCAGGTCACCTATCCTCGTACTGCCAACAATGACAAGGAGCTAACCGTTGTCAGGGGCGAGTACCTAGAGATCCTCGATGACAGCCGTAAATGGTGGAAGGCGAGGAACTCCCGCGGACAGGTGGCACACGTGCCACACACGATTGTCACCCCACACAACCCTGCCATCTCACCTGATAGTGATGTGTTTAATAATCCTCTGTATGCGGCTAGATATCAGAGGCAGTCGCACGGCTACAATTACGAG GATTCAGAGATCGACGGTGCCAATACTAGTCCTGGATCGGAAACGACTCACCGAGCCCATGCGATTCCTCCGCCAGCTCCCGCAGATTGGGTGCGCAAGGAGCGACTTGGCAAGAAAG GTGATTCTATTGATTCGGATAAAAGCGATACTTGTAGCGATATTTCGAGCATAACAAGAAGTGATGAGCTTGATAACATATCGATCCCAAGATTTTTTGAATCAAAAGCGAATAAATCACCGCCAGTTCCACCCCCATTACCAGTGTTTTTAAATCCACCCTTGTTAAGACCACACAGTACCATTGAGCGAGTCAAAAATGAGGAACCAGCAAAAG AAAGAAATCAAAGAGACCAAGTTCACGAGGAATTAAAACACGTGTTAACAATGCTAAAAGAAAAAAGGCAAATGGTTGATACATCTGTACCGGCGGATAATCGagaaaacaagaaattacCGTATGAGATTCAAACGTGGAATGAGCAGAGGATTTTACGAAAGGTAGTCAATTCAAGAAAAACACAAGAGATTTGA